The proteins below are encoded in one region of Halocatena salina:
- a CDS encoding DUF7537 family lipoprotein: METRRLSVLSLIFIVGLAGCSGMAPFGESENVTDTHDLSYPDGYNESGITDPETAVNQHKSVLRDSESLTLKLNATAQFSVLNGSLRFHAEQNTTSERGMLSMAGMVENNTFMEESEYNSNGTTYVMNKTEEEPVQYEAYQESFGSQPTFDEGYVSEWLTNATVGEPTQITHNGEQVFRYEVTDAAAAEPFGLDIDDNITLNDLNGTMLVDENGIVRSFSYTMNYTTADGTDKMLSADYRISDLNATTVEEPDWVETAKEQV; this comes from the coding sequence ATGGAAACGCGACGACTGTCGGTACTGAGCCTTATCTTCATAGTTGGATTGGCTGGCTGTTCGGGGATGGCCCCGTTTGGAGAATCCGAAAACGTGACGGATACCCACGATCTTTCCTATCCTGACGGCTACAACGAATCAGGTATCACCGACCCAGAGACAGCAGTCAATCAGCATAAATCGGTCCTCAGGGACTCTGAGAGCCTCACACTAAAACTGAACGCCACTGCTCAGTTTTCGGTTCTTAATGGATCACTTCGATTCCACGCAGAACAGAACACCACTAGCGAACGAGGGATGTTGTCAATGGCCGGCATGGTGGAAAATAACACATTCATGGAAGAATCGGAATATAACTCTAATGGGACAACATATGTTATGAACAAAACAGAAGAAGAACCCGTCCAATACGAGGCGTATCAGGAGTCGTTCGGTAGTCAGCCCACCTTTGACGAAGGCTATGTGTCGGAGTGGCTCACAAACGCGACGGTTGGAGAGCCGACCCAGATCACCCACAACGGCGAACAGGTGTTCCGATACGAAGTGACTGACGCTGCAGCCGCTGAGCCGTTTGGTCTGGACATTGATGATAATATAACGCTGAACGATCTCAACGGAACGATGCTCGTGGATGAGAACGGTATCGTCCGGTCGTTCTCTTACACGATGAACTACACCACAGCTGATGGAACTGACAAGATGCTATCTGCTGACTACCGAATATCTGACCTCAATGCGACTACCGTCGAGGAACCAGACTGGGTTGAAACCGCAAAAGAGCAAGTTTGA
- the aceA gene encoding isocitrate lyase/PEP mutase family protein gives MTNDTEEDKVEQLVNDREASIRDVDNSAAREFRELLDSQDFVFAPGMYHALDARLAEMAGLDAAYMSGYSTVLGQFGFPDLEMVTMTEMVENAKRMVEATNLPVIADCDTGYGGVHNVRRAVREYEKAGVAAVHIEDQTTPKRCGHIAGKQIVSREQAESRFSAAVDAKQSDDTVIIARTDAYGSANGDWDEHLARGRLYADAGVDLVWPEMPDPSREDAVNYAETIHETHPDLKLAFNYSSSFAWSEEEDPLTFEELGDLGYKYIFITLYGLHSGAHSAYEDYANIAENDEQAQFDLEDRYLGHETESHHELSFVSRYQEIEAEFDPEAKARMEASEGFSEEKSDPISSDDD, from the coding sequence ATGACCAACGACACAGAGGAAGACAAGGTCGAACAGCTCGTCAACGACAGAGAGGCAAGCATTCGTGACGTGGACAACAGCGCCGCCCGGGAGTTCCGCGAACTCCTCGATTCGCAAGACTTCGTGTTCGCACCGGGAATGTACCACGCGCTCGATGCCCGGCTCGCGGAGATGGCCGGGTTGGACGCGGCGTACATGAGCGGCTACTCGACCGTGCTGGGTCAGTTCGGATTCCCGGATCTGGAAATGGTGACCATGACGGAGATGGTCGAGAACGCAAAGCGCATGGTGGAGGCGACGAACCTGCCGGTTATCGCGGACTGTGATACGGGGTACGGTGGTGTTCACAACGTCCGCCGAGCAGTGCGGGAGTACGAGAAGGCTGGCGTCGCGGCGGTTCACATCGAGGACCAGACCACGCCCAAGCGGTGTGGCCACATCGCTGGCAAGCAGATCGTCTCTCGCGAACAGGCCGAATCCCGGTTTTCCGCAGCAGTCGACGCAAAGCAATCGGATGATACGGTCATCATCGCGCGGACAGACGCGTACGGATCGGCAAACGGCGACTGGGACGAGCATCTCGCTCGTGGTCGACTGTACGCCGATGCGGGCGTGGATCTCGTTTGGCCGGAGATGCCCGACCCCTCGCGGGAAGACGCCGTCAACTACGCCGAGACCATCCACGAGACCCATCCCGATCTGAAGCTCGCCTTCAACTACTCGTCGAGTTTCGCGTGGTCCGAAGAGGAAGACCCGCTCACGTTCGAAGAACTTGGCGATCTGGGGTACAAATACATCTTCATCACGCTGTACGGACTGCACTCGGGCGCTCACTCCGCCTACGAGGACTACGCCAACATCGCCGAAAACGACGAACAGGCCCAGTTCGATCTCGAAGACCGGTATCTCGGGCACGAAACAGAGAGCCACCACGAACTCTCGTTCGTCAGCCGCTACCAGGAGATCGAAGCCGAGTTCGATCCGGAAGCGAAGGCCCGCATGGAAGCCTCAGAAGGATTCAGTGAGGAGAAGTCGGATCCGATCTCATCCGACGACGACTGA